A DNA window from Arachis duranensis cultivar V14167 chromosome 3, aradu.V14167.gnm2.J7QH, whole genome shotgun sequence contains the following coding sequences:
- the LOC107479058 gene encoding uncharacterized protein LOC107479058, producing the protein MACLKSIFSKKKALRGNETVVLTKECSTLVQKRLPQKFPNPESFLIPCSIGTITFEKALCDLRSGINLMPLSVMKKLGIQEVQPTRISLEVADKSLKRAFGVEENVLVKVEDLYLPANFVILDTREEKDDSILLGRPFLATGRALIDVERGELVLRMHEDHLLFKITKHQPLADKSGTSI; encoded by the coding sequence ATGGCCTGTTTGAAAAGTATATTTTCTAAGAAGAAGGCCCTGAGAGGAAATGAAACCGTGGTGCTGACAAAAGAGTGTAGTACACTGGTGCAAAAGAGGTTACCTCAAAAATTTCCAAATCCCGAAAGCTTCCTAATTCCCTGTAGTATAGGTACCATCACATTTGAGAAGGCACTTTGCGACCTTAGATCAGGCATAAATCTGATGCCTCtctctgtgatgaagaagctggGGATTCAAGAGGTGCAGCCCACAAGAATCTCATTGgaggtggcagacaagtccctGAAGCGGGCATTTGGAGTGGAGGAGAATGTCcttgtaaaggttgaagacctttaccTCCCTGCGAATTTTGTGATACTTGACACTAGAGAGGAAAAGGATGACTCCATCCTCCTAGGAAGGCCATTCCTAGCTACTGGGAGAGCCTTGATTGATGTAGagagaggagagttagtcctgaGGATGCATGAGGACCATTTGTTGTTCAAAATTACTAAGCATCAACCTCTCGCAGACAAAAGTGGTACTAGCATATAG